The following are from one region of the Gryllotalpicola protaetiae genome:
- the lnt gene encoding apolipoprotein N-acyltransferase, which yields MLRKIDSPPGGVSPSAPRRVARNPFRTDGAASADRLRGLPLWAALLCAAAGGVLFDGAFPDHYWWPLVFPGVALLLLAQQGRGAWSALLVGFVGGLAFYVSDIYWTALYLGPIPWLALSITESAFWALAALLFTLAYRWVPRALPGVFGRVVALPLIIAGLWTLRELQTNHWPFTGFAWGRVAYSQSESPFTHLVAWVGVAGLTFLLVWLSALALACAQEAGLRRATRAFIPVVAALALASVPIWPSAAHGTTRVAAVQGDGPAGYFDPKNVYGAVEDAQVDATVPLIGKGPFSMVVWPEGAASANPLEDAHSASVLSALSNTLSAPLVVGAITEDGRKTFNSSLLWDGTKGKTAQYDKQLPVPFGEYIPYRTVFHAIAPALVDLVQRDYTPGTRPNVFDIRGIKAGISICFDIIDDRQIPQMIDGGAQLILAQTNNADFGQTEENVQQLAIARMRAVEADRSVVNISTVGTSQVIAPDGRTIASIPAYKPGRLVADVPLSSGVTPAIIIGSGVEAGAATLGAAGLIGCFVLVLRDRKGRALSDPALTEVRSYTFASWPRRERR from the coding sequence ATGCTGCGGAAGATCGATTCGCCGCCCGGCGGCGTGTCGCCGTCGGCACCCCGGCGTGTCGCGCGGAATCCCTTCCGCACGGACGGGGCGGCGTCTGCAGACCGCCTGCGCGGCCTCCCATTGTGGGCGGCGCTGCTCTGCGCCGCCGCCGGGGGAGTGCTCTTCGACGGCGCGTTCCCCGACCACTACTGGTGGCCGCTCGTGTTCCCGGGCGTCGCCCTGCTGCTGCTCGCGCAGCAGGGCCGTGGCGCCTGGAGCGCCCTGCTCGTCGGCTTCGTCGGCGGCCTCGCGTTCTACGTCTCCGACATCTACTGGACGGCGCTCTACCTCGGCCCCATCCCGTGGCTCGCGCTGTCGATCACCGAGTCGGCGTTCTGGGCGCTCGCAGCGCTGCTCTTCACGCTCGCATACCGTTGGGTGCCGCGCGCACTGCCCGGCGTCTTCGGCCGGGTCGTCGCGCTGCCGCTCATCATCGCCGGGCTGTGGACGCTGCGCGAGCTGCAGACCAACCACTGGCCGTTCACGGGTTTCGCCTGGGGCCGGGTCGCGTATTCGCAGTCCGAGAGCCCGTTCACGCACCTGGTCGCCTGGGTCGGGGTGGCGGGGCTCACCTTCCTGCTGGTCTGGCTCTCGGCGCTCGCGCTCGCGTGCGCACAGGAGGCAGGGCTGCGCAGGGCGACCCGGGCGTTCATCCCTGTCGTCGCGGCGCTGGCCCTGGCATCCGTGCCCATCTGGCCGAGCGCCGCGCATGGCACGACCCGGGTCGCCGCGGTGCAGGGCGACGGGCCGGCCGGCTACTTCGACCCGAAGAACGTGTACGGCGCCGTCGAGGACGCGCAGGTCGACGCGACGGTGCCGCTGATCGGCAAGGGGCCGTTCAGCATGGTCGTGTGGCCGGAGGGCGCGGCCAGCGCGAACCCGCTCGAAGACGCGCACAGCGCGAGCGTGCTGAGCGCGCTCTCGAACACCCTCAGCGCCCCGCTCGTCGTCGGCGCCATCACGGAGGATGGCAGGAAGACCTTCAACTCCTCGCTGCTGTGGGACGGCACGAAGGGCAAGACCGCCCAGTACGACAAGCAGCTTCCCGTGCCGTTCGGCGAGTACATCCCGTACCGCACGGTCTTCCACGCGATCGCGCCGGCGCTCGTCGACCTCGTGCAGCGCGACTACACGCCGGGTACGCGGCCGAACGTCTTCGACATCCGCGGCATCAAGGCCGGCATCTCGATCTGCTTCGACATCATCGACGACCGGCAGATCCCGCAGATGATCGACGGGGGAGCCCAGCTCATCCTCGCGCAGACCAACAACGCCGACTTCGGGCAGACGGAGGAGAACGTGCAGCAGCTGGCCATCGCCCGCATGCGTGCCGTCGAGGCCGACCGCTCGGTCGTGAACATCTCGACCGTCGGGACGAGCCAGGTGATCGCGCCCGACGGGCGCACGATCGCATCGATCCCGGCGTACAAGCCGGGGCGACTGGTCGCAGACGTGCCGCTGTCGAGCGGCGTGACACCTGCGATCATCATCGGCTCGGGTGTCGAGGCCGGCGCGGCGACGCTGGGAGCGGCAGGGCTGATCGGATGCTTCGTGCTGGTGCTCCGCGACAGAAAAGGCCGGGCCCTTTCGGACCCGGCCTTGACCGAAGTGCGCTCTTATACGTTCGCGTCCTGGCCGCGGCGCGAGCGCAGGTAG
- a CDS encoding DEAD/DEAH box helicase, whose amino-acid sequence MTDQLSPSERYAASKTRSRSPRLDEFRSLLRFDLDPFQLDACASLEAGRSVLVAAPTGAGKTAVAEFAVHLAMATPHQKVFYTAPMKALSNQKFNELVDRYGPEDVGLLTGDTNVNSRARIVVMTTEVLRNMLYADSDLLPGLAFVVMDEVHYLADRFRGAVWEEVIIHLPQQVRLVSLSATVSNAEEFGDWLQAVRGDTDVVVSEERPVPLEQHVLVRSKLVDLFEGAGRDSAIKVNPELVQLARAGGRPSGGRAASDRGRRHGGGFGGHGFRLDRSEVVSLLDGRRLLPAIFFVFSRNGCDQAVQQVLRAGIRLTEQWEREEIRQVVEERTRTLLDEDLAVLGYWEWLEGLQRGVAAHHAGLLPAFKEVVEELFQRKLVKVVFATETLALGINMPARTVVLEKLEKFNGEARVPITPGEYTQLTGRAGRRGIDVEGHSVIQWVDGLDPQAVAALASRRSYPLNSSFRPTYNMAVNLIEQFGRERTREILESSFAQFQADRAVVDLARAVRKREESLAGYADAMTCHLGDFAEYAAIRREVTDLEKQNSKMQGQSAAAKTRVQRELADLRQRMRRHPCHGCAEREQHARWAERWWRLKRETDQLNSQIRSRTGAVARVFDRVSEVLIAIDYLHVGEDGQVRLTSDGKRLRRIYGERDLLVAESLRHGLWDGLDAPSLAAMACALVFEPRRDEVNPPEHLLPKGRFREALDKTQTLWAELDDLERENRLPGSDPLSVGLAPAMHAWARGQALERVLDQAELAAGDFVRWAKQTIDLLDQLSIVADGELGRTARQALDAVRRGIVAYSSVG is encoded by the coding sequence GTGACCGACCAGCTCTCGCCGTCCGAGCGGTACGCGGCTTCGAAGACCCGCTCGCGCTCGCCTCGGCTCGACGAGTTCCGGTCGTTGCTGCGCTTCGATCTCGATCCGTTCCAGCTCGACGCCTGCGCGAGCCTCGAGGCGGGCCGCAGCGTGCTCGTCGCCGCGCCGACGGGGGCCGGAAAGACGGCGGTCGCGGAGTTCGCCGTGCACCTCGCGATGGCGACACCGCACCAGAAGGTGTTCTACACGGCGCCGATGAAAGCGCTGTCGAACCAGAAGTTCAACGAGCTCGTCGACCGCTACGGGCCGGAGGACGTCGGGCTGCTCACCGGCGACACCAACGTCAACTCGCGCGCGCGCATCGTCGTCATGACGACTGAGGTGCTGCGAAACATGCTGTACGCCGACTCGGACCTGCTGCCGGGACTCGCGTTCGTCGTGATGGACGAGGTGCACTACCTCGCGGACCGGTTCCGCGGCGCGGTGTGGGAGGAGGTCATCATCCACCTGCCGCAGCAGGTGCGCCTCGTCTCGCTGTCGGCGACGGTCAGCAACGCCGAGGAGTTCGGCGACTGGCTGCAGGCCGTGCGCGGCGACACCGACGTCGTGGTGTCCGAAGAGCGGCCGGTTCCCCTCGAGCAGCACGTGCTCGTGCGCTCGAAGCTCGTCGACCTCTTCGAGGGCGCCGGGCGGGATTCCGCGATCAAGGTGAATCCCGAGCTCGTGCAGCTCGCCCGAGCGGGCGGGCGCCCGTCCGGCGGGCGCGCAGCTTCCGATCGTGGCAGGCGGCACGGCGGCGGATTCGGCGGGCACGGATTCCGGCTCGATCGCTCCGAGGTCGTGAGCCTGCTCGACGGGCGCCGGCTGCTGCCTGCGATCTTCTTCGTGTTCAGTCGCAACGGGTGCGACCAGGCGGTGCAGCAGGTGCTGCGCGCAGGCATCCGCCTCACCGAGCAGTGGGAGCGCGAGGAGATCCGCCAGGTCGTCGAGGAGCGCACCCGCACGCTGCTCGACGAGGACCTCGCGGTCCTCGGCTACTGGGAGTGGCTCGAGGGGCTGCAGCGGGGTGTCGCCGCGCATCACGCGGGCCTGCTGCCCGCCTTCAAAGAGGTCGTCGAGGAGCTCTTCCAGCGCAAGCTCGTCAAGGTCGTGTTCGCCACAGAGACCCTCGCGCTCGGCATCAACATGCCCGCGCGCACGGTCGTGCTCGAGAAGCTCGAGAAGTTCAACGGCGAGGCGCGCGTGCCGATCACGCCGGGGGAGTACACCCAGCTGACCGGCCGCGCCGGTCGCCGCGGCATCGACGTCGAGGGGCACTCCGTCATCCAATGGGTCGACGGGCTCGACCCGCAGGCGGTCGCCGCCCTCGCCTCCCGCCGCTCCTACCCGCTGAACTCCAGCTTCCGGCCGACCTACAACATGGCCGTGAACCTGATCGAGCAGTTCGGGCGCGAGCGCACCCGCGAGATCCTCGAGTCGTCGTTCGCGCAGTTCCAGGCCGACCGCGCCGTCGTCGACCTGGCGCGCGCGGTGCGCAAGCGCGAGGAGTCGCTCGCGGGCTACGCCGATGCGATGACATGTCACCTCGGCGACTTCGCCGAGTATGCGGCGATCCGCCGCGAGGTGACCGACCTCGAGAAGCAGAACTCCAAGATGCAGGGGCAGTCGGCCGCGGCGAAGACGCGGGTGCAGCGTGAGCTCGCCGATCTCCGGCAGCGGATGCGCCGGCATCCGTGCCACGGTTGCGCCGAGCGCGAGCAGCACGCCCGCTGGGCCGAGCGGTGGTGGCGTCTCAAGCGCGAGACCGATCAGCTGAACTCGCAGATCCGCAGCCGCACCGGCGCCGTGGCCCGCGTGTTCGACCGGGTCAGCGAGGTACTGATCGCGATCGACTACCTGCACGTCGGCGAGGACGGGCAGGTGCGCCTGACTTCGGACGGCAAGCGACTGCGGCGCATCTACGGCGAGCGCGACCTGCTCGTCGCGGAGAGCCTGCGGCACGGCCTGTGGGACGGGCTGGACGCCCCGAGCCTCGCCGCCATGGCGTGCGCGCTGGTCTTCGAGCCGCGCCGCGACGAGGTGAACCCGCCGGAGCACCTGCTGCCCAAGGGCCGCTTCCGCGAGGCGCTCGACAAGACCCAGACGCTGTGGGCCGAGCTCGACGACCTCGAGCGCGAGAACCGGCTTCCGGGCAGCGACCCGCTGTCGGTGGGGCTCGCTCCGGCGATGCACGCCTGGGCGCGGGGGCAGGCGCTCGAGCGCGTGCTCGACCAGGCAGAGCTCGCGGCGGGCGACTTCGTGCGCTGGGCGAAGCAGACCATCGACCTGCTCGACCAGCTGTCGATCGTCGCCGACGGCGAGCTCGGGCGCACGGCGCGGCAGGCGCTCGACGCGGTACGTCGCGGCATCGTCGCGTACTCGAGCGTGGGCTAG
- the tatC gene encoding twin-arginine translocase subunit TatC translates to MSATATKAGRAAKDPDGRMSLGQHLIELRNRAMIAAIGVIVAAIGGWFVEPFVWSALTAVIQNMATAQNAHINFPTLTAAFDLRMQLTLYIGLVASSPLWLYEIFAFLTPGLTGKEKRYIFGFFFSAVPLFLGGCAFGWYVTPHIVTLFASFAPHDNLTILNASDYFTFVLKLVLAVGVAFVTPVFIVLLNMIGIISAAAILKAWRWAILGSILFAALATPSTDVVSMMLLAVPLVVLYFAAAGFAWLHDRRKNRDAEDLDAELAT, encoded by the coding sequence GTGAGCGCCACTGCCACCAAGGCTGGGCGCGCCGCCAAAGATCCCGACGGGCGGATGTCGCTCGGTCAGCACCTGATCGAGCTTCGCAACCGTGCGATGATCGCCGCCATCGGGGTGATCGTGGCGGCGATCGGCGGGTGGTTCGTCGAGCCGTTCGTGTGGAGCGCCCTGACAGCTGTCATTCAGAACATGGCGACAGCGCAGAACGCGCATATCAACTTCCCGACCCTGACGGCGGCGTTCGACCTGCGGATGCAGCTGACGCTGTACATCGGCCTGGTCGCCTCGTCACCGCTGTGGCTGTACGAGATCTTCGCGTTCCTGACGCCGGGCCTGACGGGCAAAGAGAAGCGCTACATCTTCGGGTTCTTCTTCTCGGCCGTCCCGCTGTTCCTCGGCGGGTGCGCGTTCGGCTGGTACGTGACTCCGCACATCGTGACGCTGTTCGCGAGCTTCGCGCCGCACGACAACCTGACGATCCTGAACGCGAGCGACTACTTCACCTTCGTGCTGAAGCTCGTGCTGGCCGTCGGCGTCGCGTTCGTGACGCCGGTGTTCATCGTGCTGCTCAACATGATCGGCATCATCTCGGCCGCCGCGATCCTCAAGGCGTGGCGCTGGGCGATCCTCGGCTCGATCCTGTTCGCGGCGCTCGCGACCCCGTCGACCGACGTCGTCTCGATGATGCTGCTCGCCGTGCCGCTCGTTGTGCTGTACTTCGCGGCCGCAGGGTTCGCGTGGCTGCACGACCGGCGCAAGAACCGCGACGCGGAAGACCTCGACGCTGAACTCGCCACATAG
- the tatA gene encoding twin-arginine translocase TatA/TatE family subunit, giving the protein MGFLRDLGGWHLLIILVIIVLLFGATRLPAVSKSIGQSVRIFRREVKTMKDEPSAEDDAAAAGKSSSTAADDKK; this is encoded by the coding sequence ATGGGCTTTCTCCGCGACCTAGGCGGATGGCATCTGCTGATCATCCTCGTGATCATCGTGCTGCTGTTCGGAGCAACGAGGCTCCCGGCCGTTTCGAAGAGCATCGGCCAGTCCGTGCGCATCTTCCGCCGTGAAGTCAAGACCATGAAGGACGAGCCGAGCGCCGAAGACGACGCCGCCGCAGCAGGCAAGTCGTCCAGCACCGCGGCCGACGACAAGAAGTAG
- a CDS encoding helix-turn-helix transcriptional regulator — protein sequence MSPRPAYAADRLAFLLSVVPYLIDHPGVPVAEAAAHFGLTEREMRDQVERITGMGVPGTTKTYGPEDLFDIDWDALDDDGIIFITNRVVIEDAPRFSAREAAALIAGLQYLQAIPGTADTEALAGLIAKLARGASATPPPVAIDHGGADAGLDVVRDALARGIRLEFDYLNGRGERERRPVDPLRLESRDDVWYLRGWCHLRGDVRVFRVDRMADVTTTDAAAEHTPDEIALSETLFDPSADDLVVEVRLATSAIPGFAEYLSADSKLEPAGDGFVRTSIRVAHFHSLKRLVGTMPGLLTVVGPPEARRAVADWARAGVDRYRNARAEHG from the coding sequence ATGAGCCCGCGCCCCGCCTACGCCGCAGACCGGCTCGCGTTCCTGCTGTCGGTCGTGCCGTACCTGATCGATCACCCGGGTGTCCCCGTCGCCGAGGCGGCCGCCCACTTCGGGCTCACCGAGCGGGAGATGCGCGACCAGGTCGAGCGCATCACCGGCATGGGCGTGCCGGGCACGACGAAGACGTACGGCCCCGAGGACCTCTTCGACATCGACTGGGACGCGCTCGACGACGACGGCATCATCTTCATCACGAATCGCGTCGTCATCGAAGACGCCCCGCGCTTCTCCGCCCGCGAGGCGGCCGCCCTCATCGCGGGCCTGCAGTACCTGCAGGCGATCCCCGGAACGGCCGACACCGAGGCTCTCGCCGGGCTGATCGCGAAGCTCGCGCGCGGCGCGTCGGCAACGCCGCCGCCTGTGGCGATCGACCATGGTGGGGCGGACGCCGGGCTGGACGTCGTCCGCGACGCGCTCGCCCGCGGTATCCGCCTCGAATTCGACTACTTGAACGGCCGCGGCGAACGCGAGCGCCGACCCGTCGACCCGCTGCGCCTCGAGAGCCGCGACGACGTCTGGTACCTGCGCGGCTGGTGCCACCTGCGCGGCGACGTGCGCGTGTTCCGCGTGGACCGCATGGCCGACGTGACGACGACGGATGCCGCAGCCGAGCACACCCCCGACGAGATCGCCCTCTCCGAGACCCTGTTCGACCCCAGCGCGGACGACTTGGTCGTCGAAGTACGTCTCGCCACGAGCGCCATTCCCGGCTTCGCCGAATATCTCTCAGCCGATTCGAAGCTCGAGCCGGCAGGTGACGGTTTTGTGCGAACCAGCATCCGTGTCGCCCATTTCCACAGCCTGAAACGGCTGGTCGGGACCATGCCGGGGCTGCTCACCGTGGTGGGCCCGCCTGAAGCGCGCAGGGCCGTGGCGGACTGGGCGAGGGCCGGGGTCGACCGCTATCGAAACGCTCGCGCAGAACACGGTTAG
- a CDS encoding helix-turn-helix transcriptional regulator, with the protein MPRIVPPEERQFALVLALLATEQGLTKEQILSTVDGYHQKYAADGDNANLERQFERDKDALRELGVPLETVDAPGQSGNNQLQSYRVSKGDYELPDDITFTPTELSLLQLAGTVWREGSLSGDMRRAMIKLRAAGIEPDGSMLGYAPRLKQLEPAFAPLTQAIERRETVVFPYLRPGRRLARQHTIKPLALFQFRGRWLFMGLDAVPLGAREHRLTFLLSRIVGDVVSTHERFDAPPGDHSAEALAELEKLWERNTATVAVEPGSDAAIRLGRRYGGTTADGRLLVVHYSDLTLLADELAGYGPEATVIEPDELKLAVLSRLEATEWAHREPGSEAPAARSPQPSEGDA; encoded by the coding sequence ATGCCCCGTATCGTCCCGCCAGAGGAGCGGCAGTTCGCGCTTGTGCTCGCGCTGCTCGCGACCGAGCAGGGGCTGACGAAGGAGCAGATCCTCTCCACTGTCGACGGCTATCACCAGAAGTACGCGGCGGACGGCGACAACGCGAACCTCGAGCGCCAGTTCGAGCGCGACAAGGATGCGCTGCGCGAGCTCGGCGTCCCGCTCGAGACCGTCGACGCCCCCGGGCAGTCCGGCAACAACCAGCTGCAGAGCTACCGCGTCTCGAAGGGCGACTACGAGCTCCCCGACGACATCACCTTCACGCCGACCGAGCTGTCGCTGCTGCAGCTCGCGGGAACGGTGTGGCGTGAGGGCTCGCTCTCCGGTGACATGCGGCGGGCGATGATCAAGCTGCGCGCGGCGGGCATCGAGCCGGACGGGTCGATGCTCGGCTACGCTCCGCGGCTCAAGCAGCTCGAGCCCGCGTTCGCGCCGCTCACGCAGGCGATCGAGCGCCGCGAGACGGTCGTGTTCCCTTATCTCCGCCCCGGTCGCAGGCTGGCGCGGCAGCACACGATCAAGCCGCTCGCCCTGTTCCAGTTCCGTGGCCGCTGGCTGTTCATGGGCCTCGACGCCGTCCCTCTCGGCGCGCGCGAGCACCGGCTCACGTTCCTGCTCTCCCGCATCGTCGGCGACGTCGTCTCGACGCACGAGCGCTTCGACGCGCCCCCTGGGGACCACAGCGCAGAGGCGCTCGCCGAGCTCGAGAAGCTCTGGGAGCGCAACACGGCGACCGTCGCGGTCGAGCCGGGCAGCGATGCGGCGATCCGGCTCGGCAGGCGCTACGGCGGCACGACGGCTGACGGTCGCCTGCTGGTCGTGCACTACAGCGACCTGACGCTGCTCGCCGACGAGCTCGCCGGCTACGGGCCGGAGGCGACGGTCATCGAGCCCGACGAGCTGAAGCTGGCCGTGCTCTCGCGTCTCGAGGCCACGGAGTGGGCGCACCGCGAGCCGGGCTCCGAGGCGCCCGCTGCGCGGTCTCCACAGCCATCGGAAGGTGATGCATGA
- a CDS encoding peptidylprolyl isomerase, with translation MRRSFPALIAIAVVAGAALTGCTGNSIAASAACDVKSGSGSESIRATGAFGKDPEARVPSPLNVTKAQSTTLIQGHGKKVGDDGVAEVYLTLFDGATGQIGAETSENFVPVTSKALGAGLAGAIGCAQVGSRLAVVIPPKQAAMFSAPEGSSIAAIVDVKSAFPNRATGRARPATPGFPTVVLAPNGQPGIVIGSHAAPTKVQSAVLRQGDGAVATKKDALVVQTQIVGWSDQTSATGTWENGSATVQTLSDGSALAQELLGRRIGSQIIVLTPAAKSGSGDATATVVDILGSIPAASIQQQ, from the coding sequence GTGCGCCGTTCATTCCCCGCCTTGATCGCCATCGCCGTCGTCGCCGGCGCCGCCCTCACGGGCTGCACCGGCAATTCGATCGCCGCCTCGGCCGCCTGCGATGTGAAGAGCGGCAGCGGCTCCGAGTCGATCCGCGCGACCGGCGCGTTCGGGAAGGACCCGGAGGCGAGGGTGCCGTCGCCCCTCAACGTGACGAAGGCGCAGTCCACCACGCTGATCCAGGGTCACGGCAAGAAGGTCGGCGACGATGGCGTCGCCGAGGTCTACCTCACCCTGTTCGACGGGGCGACGGGGCAGATCGGCGCAGAGACCTCTGAGAACTTCGTGCCCGTGACGAGCAAGGCGCTCGGCGCCGGCCTCGCCGGCGCGATCGGCTGCGCCCAGGTGGGCTCGCGGCTCGCCGTCGTCATCCCGCCGAAGCAGGCCGCGATGTTCAGCGCCCCCGAGGGCTCGTCGATCGCCGCGATCGTGGATGTCAAGAGCGCCTTCCCGAACCGCGCCACCGGCCGTGCGCGCCCCGCGACACCGGGCTTCCCGACCGTCGTGCTCGCCCCGAACGGTCAGCCGGGCATCGTGATCGGCTCGCACGCCGCGCCGACGAAGGTGCAGTCCGCAGTGCTGCGTCAGGGCGACGGCGCGGTGGCGACGAAGAAGGATGCGCTGGTCGTGCAGACGCAGATCGTCGGCTGGTCAGACCAGACGAGCGCCACCGGCACCTGGGAGAACGGCTCGGCCACGGTGCAGACGCTGAGCGATGGCAGCGCGCTCGCGCAGGAGCTTCTCGGCAGGAGGATCGGCTCGCAGATCATCGTGCTGACCCCGGCCGCGAAGTCCGGCTCCGGCGATGCGACGGCGACCGTCGTCGACATCCTGGGAAGCATCCCTGCCGCATCGATCCAGCAGCAGTGA
- a CDS encoding tRNA (adenine-N1)-methyltransferase, whose product MSDTPTGTLAFSGPFRTGDRVQLTGPKGRMNTITLKPGEKFHTERGFIAHDDVIGQPDGTVVANSTGALHLALRPLLKDFVMSMPRGAAIVYPKDAAAILAKADIFPGATVVEAGVGSGALSLWLLRSIGAEGRLASFERRQEFADIALGNVAGFLGYRPVNFDITVGDLTDALPSVFPDGTVDRVVLDMLAPWEPLEAVAAALKPGGVLLCYVATVTQLSRVAEAIRDTGHFTHPDADETIVRGWHVEGLAVRPDHRMVGHTGFLITARRLSPGAELPELKRRASKKSYTDEDVELWTPGALGERGKSAKILRKKAREAQRIADARLGDDIAVETPEETP is encoded by the coding sequence ATGAGCGACACCCCGACCGGCACACTGGCGTTCAGCGGACCGTTCCGCACCGGCGACCGCGTGCAGCTCACCGGCCCCAAGGGCCGCATGAACACGATCACGCTGAAGCCGGGCGAGAAGTTCCACACCGAGCGCGGCTTCATCGCGCACGACGACGTCATCGGGCAGCCCGACGGCACGGTCGTCGCGAACTCGACGGGCGCGCTGCACCTCGCGCTGCGCCCGCTGCTCAAGGACTTCGTCATGTCGATGCCGCGCGGCGCCGCGATCGTCTACCCGAAGGACGCGGCTGCGATCCTCGCCAAAGCCGATATCTTCCCCGGCGCGACCGTGGTCGAGGCGGGCGTCGGCTCCGGCGCGCTGTCGCTGTGGCTGCTGCGCTCGATCGGCGCGGAGGGCCGGCTCGCGAGCTTCGAGCGCCGGCAGGAGTTCGCCGACATCGCGCTGGGCAACGTGGCCGGGTTCCTGGGGTACCGACCGGTCAACTTCGACATCACGGTCGGCGATCTGACGGATGCCCTGCCCAGCGTCTTCCCCGACGGAACGGTCGATCGTGTTGTGCTCGACATGCTGGCCCCGTGGGAGCCTCTCGAGGCGGTCGCCGCCGCGCTCAAGCCCGGGGGAGTGCTGCTCTGCTACGTCGCCACCGTGACGCAGCTCAGCCGCGTCGCCGAGGCGATCCGCGACACCGGACATTTCACCCACCCCGATGCCGACGAGACGATCGTGCGCGGCTGGCATGTCGAGGGACTGGCCGTCCGCCCCGACCACCGCATGGTGGGGCACACCGGATTCCTGATCACAGCCCGCCGCCTCTCGCCGGGCGCCGAGCTGCCCGAGCTCAAGCGCCGCGCCAGCAAGAAGAGCTACACCGACGAGGACGTCGAGCTGTGGACACCCGGCGCTTTGGGCGAGCGCGGCAAGAGCGCGAAGATCCTGCGCAAGAAGGCCAGGGAGGCGCAGCGCATCGCGGATGCCCGCCTGGGCGACGACATCGCCGTCGAGACGCCGGAGGAGACGCCATAG
- a CDS encoding HAD family hydrolase has product MDGTIVDTEPYWMTAESELVRSWGGTWTHDDGLTLVGNGLEVSAAVLQSRGVDLDIATIIDKLTDRVTEQLAEVGVPWRPGGQDLLREVREAGIKTALVTMSFRRMAEQIASYIPFDPFDVIIAGDEVEHPKPHPEAYLTAAQRLGVQASASIAIEDSLGGLASAVAAGTIAIGVPHLVPLPETGDHTIWPTLEGRTLGDLCALASERAAEAPQA; this is encoded by the coding sequence ATGGACGGAACGATCGTCGACACCGAGCCGTACTGGATGACGGCCGAGTCCGAGCTGGTGCGCAGCTGGGGCGGAACGTGGACGCACGACGACGGCCTGACCCTCGTCGGAAACGGCCTCGAGGTCTCTGCGGCGGTGCTGCAGTCGCGCGGCGTCGACCTCGACATCGCGACCATCATCGACAAGCTCACCGACCGCGTCACCGAGCAGCTCGCCGAGGTCGGCGTTCCCTGGCGTCCTGGCGGGCAGGATCTCCTCAGAGAAGTCCGCGAGGCCGGCATCAAGACGGCGCTCGTCACCATGTCGTTCCGCCGCATGGCCGAGCAGATCGCCAGCTACATCCCCTTCGATCCGTTCGACGTGATCATCGCCGGCGACGAGGTCGAGCACCCCAAGCCCCACCCCGAGGCGTACCTCACCGCGGCGCAGCGGCTCGGCGTGCAGGCATCCGCCTCGATCGCCATCGAGGACTCGCTCGGCGGCCTTGCATCCGCGGTCGCGGCCGGCACCATCGCGATCGGCGTGCCGCACCTCGTGCCGCTGCCCGAGACCGGCGACCACACCATCTGGCCGACGCTCGAGGGGCGCACGCTCGGCGACCTGTGCGCGCTGGCGTCCGAGAGAGCAGCAGAGGCACCGCAGGCATGA